In Prunus dulcis chromosome 2, ALMONDv2, whole genome shotgun sequence, a single genomic region encodes these proteins:
- the LOC117619215 gene encoding NAC domain-containing protein 7-like isoform X2 — protein MNTFSHVPPGFRFHPTDEELVDYYLRKKVSSRRIDLDVIKDVDLYKIEPWDLQELCRIGTEEQNEWYFFSHKDKKYPTGTRTNRATAAGFWKATGRDKAIYSKHDLIGMRKTLVFYKGRAPNGQKSDWIMHEYRLETDENGTPQEEGWVVCRVFKKKIASMRIKMSEHESPCWYDDQVSFMPDLDSPNQNSNSNINMAPYHHLPYPCKKELDHLPAFQVPHEHFFQLPLLGSPKLLQSSATGVSSSNSMAAHAYSIDINHACTFQPSDQDQNFHGAVYGNNSNDDHPQAVDQLTDWRMLDKFVASQLSQDDASNKGNSYS, from the exons ATGAATACTTTTTCACATGTTCCTCCTGGTTTCCGATTCCATCCGACGGATGAAGAACTTGTTGATTACTACCTCAGGAAAAAGGTTAGTTCAAGAAGGATTGACCTTGATGTCATCAAAGATGTAGACCTCTATAAAATTGAGCCATGGGATCTTCAAG AATTATGCAGAATAGGGACAGAAGAGCAAAACGAATGGTACTTTTTTAGCCATAAAGACAAGAAGTATCCCACTGGAACTCGAACAAATAGAGCCACAGCTGCAGGCTTCTGGAAAGCCACAGGTAGAGACAAGGCCATTTACTCAAAGCATGACTTAATTGGCATGAGGAAGACCTTAGTATTCTACAAAGGGCGAGCCCCAAATGGACAAAAGTCAGATTGGATTATGCACGAATACCGTCTTGAAACCGATGAAAATGGAACTCCACAG GAAGAAGGCTGGGTTGTGTGTAGggttttcaagaaaaaaattgcaagCATGAGAATTAAAATGAGTGAACATGAGTCACCATGTTGGTATGATGACCAAGTCTCCTTCATGCCGGACTTGGACTCACCAaaccaaaactcaaactccAACATTAATATGGCACCATACCACCACCTTCCTTACCCTTGCAAGAAAGAGCTGGATCACTTGCCAGCTTTCCAGGTTCCCCATGAGCACTTCTTCCAGCTCCCCCTTCTGGGGAGCCCAAAACTACTCCAATCTTCAGCCACAGGTGTAAGCAGCTCCAACTCCATGGCAGCTCATGCATATAGTATTGACATAAACCACGCTTGCACTTTTCAGCCGTCAGATCAAGACCAAAACTTTCATGGAGCAGTCTATGGTAATAACAGTAATGATGATCATCCGCAAGCCGTAGATCAACTGACCGATTGGCGAATGCTTGACAAGTTTGTAGCTTCACAGCTCAGCCAGGATGATGCTTCTAATAAGGGAAATAGCTACTCATGA
- the LOC117619215 gene encoding NAC domain-containing protein 7-like isoform X1, with protein sequence MNTFSHVPPGFRFHPTDEELVDYYLRKKVSSRRIDLDVIKDVDLYKIEPWDLQELCRIGTEEQNEWYFFSHKDKKYPTGTRTNRATAAGFWKATGRDKAIYSKHDLIGMRKTLVFYKGRAPNGQKSDWIMHEYRLETDENGTPQQEEGWVVCRVFKKKIASMRIKMSEHESPCWYDDQVSFMPDLDSPNQNSNSNINMAPYHHLPYPCKKELDHLPAFQVPHEHFFQLPLLGSPKLLQSSATGVSSSNSMAAHAYSIDINHACTFQPSDQDQNFHGAVYGNNSNDDHPQAVDQLTDWRMLDKFVASQLSQDDASNKGNSYS encoded by the exons ATGAATACTTTTTCACATGTTCCTCCTGGTTTCCGATTCCATCCGACGGATGAAGAACTTGTTGATTACTACCTCAGGAAAAAGGTTAGTTCAAGAAGGATTGACCTTGATGTCATCAAAGATGTAGACCTCTATAAAATTGAGCCATGGGATCTTCAAG AATTATGCAGAATAGGGACAGAAGAGCAAAACGAATGGTACTTTTTTAGCCATAAAGACAAGAAGTATCCCACTGGAACTCGAACAAATAGAGCCACAGCTGCAGGCTTCTGGAAAGCCACAGGTAGAGACAAGGCCATTTACTCAAAGCATGACTTAATTGGCATGAGGAAGACCTTAGTATTCTACAAAGGGCGAGCCCCAAATGGACAAAAGTCAGATTGGATTATGCACGAATACCGTCTTGAAACCGATGAAAATGGAACTCCACAG CAGGAAGAAGGCTGGGTTGTGTGTAGggttttcaagaaaaaaattgcaagCATGAGAATTAAAATGAGTGAACATGAGTCACCATGTTGGTATGATGACCAAGTCTCCTTCATGCCGGACTTGGACTCACCAaaccaaaactcaaactccAACATTAATATGGCACCATACCACCACCTTCCTTACCCTTGCAAGAAAGAGCTGGATCACTTGCCAGCTTTCCAGGTTCCCCATGAGCACTTCTTCCAGCTCCCCCTTCTGGGGAGCCCAAAACTACTCCAATCTTCAGCCACAGGTGTAAGCAGCTCCAACTCCATGGCAGCTCATGCATATAGTATTGACATAAACCACGCTTGCACTTTTCAGCCGTCAGATCAAGACCAAAACTTTCATGGAGCAGTCTATGGTAATAACAGTAATGATGATCATCCGCAAGCCGTAGATCAACTGACCGATTGGCGAATGCTTGACAAGTTTGTAGCTTCACAGCTCAGCCAGGATGATGCTTCTAATAAGGGAAATAGCTACTCATGA
- the LOC117618519 gene encoding pectinesterase 2-like: MATKMSSFLLCFSFALLFSPALSNILNTGINSWCSKTPYPETCKYTLTHAQKYSVPTRMSDFKKLAVQATMQQALKAQSHNKWLGPKCRNKIEKAAWADCLSLYQDTIMLLNQTIDPATKCTDYDAQTWLSTALTNLDTCRAGFVELGVSDFVLPLMSNNVSKLISNTLSIGNGSNVPAVTNRYKEGFPTWVSPGDRKLLQSSPAADVVVAQDGSGNYKTIKEGLAAAEKRSGSNRFVIHVKRGVYKENLEIKLKNIMLLGDGLRYTIITGSRSVVGGSTTFNSATVAVTGDGFIARGITFRNTAGPENHQAVALRSGADLSVFYRCGFEGYQDTLYVHSQRQFYKECYVYGTVDFIFGNAAVVLQNCMIYARRPMNGQKNTITAQGRTDPNQNTGISIHDSRVMAGSDLKPVLSSVKTYLGRPWKEYSRTVFLQSYLDTLVDPAGWLEWDGNFALKTLYYGEYKNTGPGSSTSGRVNWGGYHVITSSSEASKFTVGNFIAGSSWLPATNVPFTAGL; encoded by the exons ATGGCGACAAAAATGAGTTCATTCCTTCTATGCTTCTCCTTCGCTTTACTATTCTCGCCAGCCCTGTCTAACATACTCAACACTGGCATCAACTCTTGGTGCAGCAAAACCCCCTACCCTGAAACCTGCAAATACACCTTGACCCACGCCCAAAAATACTCTGTCCCGACACGCATGTCCGATTTCAAGAAACTTGCGGTGCAAGCCACAATGCAGCAGGCACTCAAAGCCCAAAGCCACAACAAGTGGCTAGGCCCCAAGTGCAGAAACAAGATTGAAAAGGCTGCATGGGCCGATTGCTTGAGCCTCTACCAAGACACCATCATGCTCCTCAACCAGACCATAGACCCTGCCACCAAATGCACCGACTATGACGCACAGACTTGGCTCAGCACTGCTCTCACCAACCTCGACACGTGCAGGGCGGGGTTTGTGGAGCTCGGGGTCTCGGACTTTGTGCTGCCTCTTATGTCCAACAATGTGTCCAAGCTCATAAGTAACACTTTGTCCATTGGCAATGGCTCAAATGTTCCGGCTGTGACAAATAGGTACAAGGAGGGTTTCCCTACTTGGGTTTCTCCCGGAGACAGGAAACTGCTCCAGTCGTCGCCGGCCGCGGACGTAGTTGTTGCCCAAGATGGGTCAGGGAACTACAAGACGATCAAAGAGGGGTTGGCTGCGGCGGAGAAGAGGAGTGGGAGCAACAGGTTTGTGATACATGTGAAGCGTGGGGTTTATAAGGAGAACCTTGAGATTaaattgaagaacattatGCTGCTTGGTGATGGTCTGAGGTACACTATCATCACCGGTAGCCGTAGTGTTGTAGGAGGTTCTACAACTTTCAACTCTGCAACTGTTG CGGTAACTGGAGATGGCTTCATTGCTCGTGGCATCACATTCCGCAATACAGCTGGTCCAGAGAACCATCAAGCCGTAGCCCTCCGATCAGGAGCCGACCTCTCAGTTTTCTACCGTTGTGGCTTCGAAGGCTACCAAGACACCCTCTACGTCCACTCTCAACGACAATTCTACAAAGAGTGCTACGTGTACGGCACCGTCGACTTCATTTTTGGCAACGCTGCTGTCGTCCTCCAAAACTGCATGATCTACGCAAGAAGGCCCATGAACGGTCAAAAGAACACAATCACGGCACAAGGCAGGACCGACCCGAATCAAAACACGGGCATTTCAATCCACGACTCCCGTGTCATGGCCGGGTCAGACCTCAAACCGGTCCTCAGTTCGGTCAAGACATACTTGGGTAGACCGTGGAAGGAGTATTCACGCACGGTTTTTTTGCAAAGTTACCTGGACACTTTGGTTGACCCAGCTGGGTGGCTTGAGTGGGATGGCAATTTTGCCCTCAAGACTTTGTACTATGGAGAGTACAAGAACACTGGACCGGGTTCATCTACGAGCGGCCGGGTTAATTGGGGTGGCTATCATGTGATAACTAGTTCGTCAGAGGCATCGAAATTTACTGTGGGTAATTTCATAGCTGGAAGCTCATGGTTGCCTGCTACAAACGTGCCATTTACTGCTGGGCTCTGA
- the LOC117618867 gene encoding probable pectinesterase/pectinesterase inhibitor 60, with protein MATKPSLLLSILIFSFIFQTALSRSHHHSSRIRTWCQKTPHPEPCNYCMSHSRHRLVPKHTSEFRKMMVQVALERALNAKSYASQFGQNCQNNQQKAAWADCLKLFEDTVHQLNITLEGLGTKRNCSNFDAQTWLSAALTNIHTCQVGSMELNVSDFIAPIYTSNNNVSELISNGLAIGSQLLGTEENYAYEEYPNWVSKHERRLLQASKIKANLVVAKDGSGHFRTVQAAIDAAAKRKTTSRFIIYVKKGVYRENIEVSNTNNNIMLIGASMRYTIITASRSVNGGSTTYNSATAGIDGPGFIARGITFSNTAGPLKGQAVALRSASDLSVFYRCAFQGYQDTLMVHSQRQFYRECYIYGTIDFIFGNAAAVFQSCIIYVRRPLKGQVNVITAQARNDPYQNTAISIHNSQVRAAADLKPVVSAFKTYLGRPWMQYSRVVFMKCYLDSLVNPVGWLEWQRSNFALSTLYYAEYKNFGPASSTRYRVKWPGFHVITSANVASKFTVSSLITGRSWLPATGVPYTAGL; from the exons ATGGCCACGAAACCAAGCCTACTTCTCTCCATactcattttctctttcatcTTCCAAACAGCCCTCTCAAGAAGCCATCACCACTCTAGCCGTATACGTACGTGGTGCCAGAAAACCCCCCACCCCGAGCCATGCAACTACTGCATGTCACATAGCCGTCACCGTCTCGTGCCGAAACACACCTCCGAATTTCGAAAAATGATGGTGCAAGTGGCCTTGGAGAGGGCTCTCAATGCTAAATCATACGCCTCCCAATTTGGCCAAAACTGTCAAAACAATCAACAAAAAGCCGCATGGGCCGATTGCTTGAAACTTTTCGAGGACACCGTCCACCAGCTCAACATTACCCTTGAAGGCTTAGGGACCAAACGCAATTGCTCCAACTTTGATGCACAGACTTGGCTCAGCGCTGCCCTCACCAACATTCACACGTGCCAAGTTGGGTCTATGGAGCTGAACGTTTCGGATTTCATAGCCCCTATATACACCTCCAACAACAATGTGTCCGAGCTAATTAGCAACGGTTTGGCAATTGGTTCGCAACTTTTAGGCACGGAAGAAAATTACGCATATGAAGAGTATCCGAATTGGGTTTCGAAGCACGAGCGGAGGCTGTTGCAAGCTTCAAAAATCAAGGCAAATCTTGTGGTTGCCAAAGATGGATCGGGGCATTTTCGGACGGTTCAAGCGGCCATAGATGCAGCGGCTAAGAGGAAAACAACTAGCAGGTTTATTATCTATGTGAAGAAAGGTGTTTATAGAGAGAACATTGAAGTTAGCAACACTAATAATAACATCATGCTGATTGGTGCTAGCATGAGATATACCATAATCACAGCTAGCCGAAGTGTCAATGGAGGTTCCACAACCTATAATTCCGCAACTGCTG GCATAGACGGTCCAGGCTTCATTGCTCGTGGCATCACATTTAGCAACACGGCCGGCCCACTAAAGGGCCAAGCCGTGGCCCTGCGGTCAGCCTCCGACCTCTCGGTCTTCTACCGGTGTGCCTTCCAAGGCTACCAAGACACACTCATGGTGCACTCTCAGCGCCAATTCTACAGAGAATGTTACATATATGGCACCATAGACTTCATCTTTGGCAACGCAGCTGCGGTTTTCCAAAGTTGCATTATTTATGTGAGAAGGCCCCTGAAGGGCCAAGTCAATGTTATCACAGCCCAAGCCCGAAACGACCCATATCAAAACACTGCAATTTCAATCCATAATTCTCAAGTTCGGGCCGCTGCAGATCTCAAGCCCGTGGTCAGTGCTTTCAAAACCTACTTGGGCCGGCCCTGGATGCAATACTCTAGGGTTGTTTTCATGAAATGTTATCTGGACAGCTTGGTCAACCCAGTGGGCTGGTTGGAGTGGCAAAGAAGTAATTTTGCGCTTAGCACTTTGTATTATGCGGAGTATAAGAATTTTGGTCCTGCTTCGTCTACCAGGTACAGAGTGAAGTGGCCTGGTTTTCATGTCATCACCAGTGCAAATGTGGCGTCAAAGTTCACCGTCAGCAGCCTTATCACCGGTCGGTCCTGGTTGCCAGCCACCGGGGTTCCATACACGGCGGGGTTATGA
- the LOC117620366 gene encoding F-box/kelch-repeat protein At3g23880-like: MSTKKLHHDRHLPEEIVVQILCRLPIKPLIRFSSVSERWHSLIIEDPQFALSHFKLASDRKTLTQRLLISTDYQLRSLDPETPSFADNNSSLNNLTFAHFSNLLGCCNGLVCVDVDGYDYEKHDLSLWNPSTGFKRELPDSDFVCAVKNLSRFAESDIGRSGLGYVSSTDDYKIFIDAYVYTRPSQTFMEIYSSRLNCWKPIHVREHDPPCSFRSPTTTGLGALTNEALHWFYRKVGEVEPTILAFDLAKEEFREVPFPTFDGDADDVDVHDMGVQVVSRGGGECLCVSIARRRGGVNFMEFWVMREYGVRESWSMLFKFNTDHVSESVGGNLCGYEAIFVTEGGTVIFRLRFRDRLVRIECRREAEPVCSTPFNVNDGDGPVYDVIAYNETLFSVPKLGLHEMNEADVS; encoded by the exons ATGTCGACGAAGAAGCTCCACCACGACCGCCACCTTCCTGAAGAAATTGTAGTCCAAATTCTGTGCCGGTTGCCGATAAAACCTCTGATTCGATTCAGTTCCGTTTCGGAACGGTGGCATTCTCTCATAATTGAGGACCCACAGTTTGCCCTATCCCACTTCAAGCTAGCCTCCGATCGCAAAACCCTCACCCAGAGACTCCTCATCTCCACCGACTATCAACTCCGATCCTTGGACCCGGAAACGCCGTCGTTCGCAGACAACAATTCTTCGCTCAATAATCTCACCTTCGCCCACTTTAGCAACCTACTGGGCTGCTGTAATGGTTTGGTATGTGTAGATGTTGATGGTTATGATTATGAAAAACATGACTTGTCTCTCTGGAACCCATCAACCGGATTCAAACGCGAATTGCCCGACTCAGATTTTGTATGTGCAGTGAAAAACCTGTCTCGTTTCGCTGAATCTGATATTGGCCGTTCTGGCCTGGGTTATGTGTCATCCACTGACGACTACAAAATCTTCATAGATGCTTATGTTTATACTAGACCTTCCCAGACGTTTATGGAGATTTACTCATCCAGATTGAACTGTTGGAAACCCATTCACGTCCGTGAGCACGACCCACCGTGCTCTTTCAGAAGCCCCACCACCACTGGCTTGGGGGCCCTTACAAATGAAGCACTGCATTGGTTCTACCGCAAAGTCGGTGAGGTGGAGCCAACGATCCTTGCTTTTGATCTGGCAAAGGAGGAGTTCAGGGAAGTTCCATTCCCCACTTTTGATGGTGATGCCGATGACGTTGATGTTCATGACATGGGGGTTCAAGTAGTTtcaagaggaggaggagaatgCCTCTGTGTTTCGATTGCTAGGAGACGTGGTGGCGTTAATTTCATGGAATTCTGGGTTATGAGAGAATATGGGGTGCGTGAATCTTGGTCTATGCTCTTCAAATTTAACACGGATCATGTATCTGAATCGGTGGGTGGGAATTTGTGCGGTTATGAAGCCATTTTCGTTACCGAAGGTGGTACAGTTATATTCAGGTTGAGGTTTAGGGACAGGTTGGTAAGGATTGAATGCCGCAGAGAAGCGGAGCCGGTTTGCAGTACCCCATTTAACGTTAATGATGGGGATGGACCAGTGTACGACGTGATTGCATACAATGAAACTCTGTTTTCGGTACCTAAACTCGG GTTGCATGAAATGAATGAAGCAGATGTTTCTTAG
- the LOC117619117 gene encoding F-box/kelch-repeat protein At3g23880-like isoform X1 produces the protein MSTKKLHHNRHLPEEIIVQILCRLPIKPLIRFSSVSERWHSLIIEDPQFAQSHFKLASDRKTLTQRLLISTNYQLRSLDPETPSFADNDSSLSNITFHTYTNLLGSCNGLVFVDVDGYENHSLSLWNPSTRFERELPDPYFVSVANTEKVRSEFDRTGLGYVSSTDDYKIFIDAYVYSTPFQKFMEIFSSRLNSWKRIQVRGHDPPCSFRSPTAASLGALTNEALHWFYSKVGEEEPTILAFDLAKEEFREVPFPTFDGDADDIDFNQMGVQVVSRGGGGECLCVSITRRRGGVNFMEFWVMREYGVRESWNVLFKFNTNDVSKSLGGNFHGYEACFVTEGGTVIFRLRWDWDIVVRIECHREAEPVCSTPFNVNDGDGAVYDVIKYNETLLSVPN, from the coding sequence ATGTCGACGAAGAAGCTCCACCACAACCGCCACCTTCCTGAAGAAATTATAGTCCAAATTCTGTGCCGGTTGCCGATAAAACCTCTGATTCGATTCAGTTCCGTTTCGGAACGGTGGCATTCTCTCATAATTGAGGACCCACAGTTTGCCCAATCCCACTTCAAGCTAGCCTCCGATCGCAAAACCCTCACCCAGAGACTCCTCATCTCCACCAACTATCAACTCCGATCCTTGGACCCGGAAACGCCGTCGTTTGCTGACAACGATTCTTCGCTCAGTAATATCACCTTCCATACCTATACCAACCTACTGGGCTCCTGTAATGGTTTGGTATTTGTAGATGTTGATGGTTATGAAAATCATAGCTTGTCTCTCTGGAACCCATCAACCAGATTCGAACGCGAATTGCCTGACCCATATTTTGTGTCTGTGGCGAATACAGAAAAGGTTAGATCTGAATTTGACCGTACTGGCCTGGGTTATGTGTCATCCACTGACGACTACAAAATCTTCATAGATGCTTATGTTTATTCTACACCTTTCCAGAAGTTTATGGAGATTTTCTCATCCAGATTGAACTCTTGGAAACGCATTCAAGTCCGTGGGCACGACCCACCATGCTCTTTCAGAAGCCCCACCGCCGCTAGCTTGGGGGCCCTTACAAATGAAGCACTGCATTGGTTCTACTCCAAAGTCGGTGAGGAGGAGCCAACGATCCTTGCTTTTGATCTGGCAAAGGAGGAATTCAGGGAAGTTCCATTCCCCACTTTTGATGGTGATGCCGATGACATTGATTTTAATCAGATGGGGGTTCAAGTAGTTtcaagaggaggaggaggagaatgcctctgtgtttcgattactagGAGACGTGGTGGTGTTAATTTCATGGAATTCTGGGTTATGAGAGAATATGGGGTGCGTGAATCTTGGAATGTGCTCTTTAAATTTAACACGAATGATGTATCTAAATCGTTGGGTGGGAATTTCCACGGTTATGAAGCCTGTTTCGTTACTGAAGGTGGTACAGTTATATTCAGGCTGAGGTGGGATTGGGACATAGTGGTGAGGATTGAATGCCACAGAGAAGCGGAGCCGGTTTGCAGTACCCCATTTAACGTCAATGATGGGGATGGGGCAGTGTATGACGTGATTAAATACAATGAGACTCTGCTTTCAGTACCTAACTAA
- the LOC117619117 gene encoding F-box protein At3g07870-like isoform X2 codes for MSTKKLHHNRHLPEEIIVQILCRLPIKPLIRFSSVSERWHSLIIEDPQFAQSHFKLASDRKTLTQRLLISTNYQLRSLDPETPSFADNDSSLSNITFHTYTNLLGSCNGLVFVDVDGYENHSLSLWNPSTRFERELPDPYFVSVANTEKKFMEIFSSRLNSWKRIQVRGHDPPCSFRSPTAASLGALTNEALHWFYSKVGEEEPTILAFDLAKEEFREVPFPTFDGDADDIDFNQMGVQVVSRGGGGECLCVSITRRRGGVNFMEFWVMREYGVRESWNVLFKFNTNDVSKSLGGNFHGYEACFVTEGGTVIFRLRWDWDIVVRIECHREAEPVCSTPFNVNDGDGAVYDVIKYNETLLSVPN; via the exons ATGTCGACGAAGAAGCTCCACCACAACCGCCACCTTCCTGAAGAAATTATAGTCCAAATTCTGTGCCGGTTGCCGATAAAACCTCTGATTCGATTCAGTTCCGTTTCGGAACGGTGGCATTCTCTCATAATTGAGGACCCACAGTTTGCCCAATCCCACTTCAAGCTAGCCTCCGATCGCAAAACCCTCACCCAGAGACTCCTCATCTCCACCAACTATCAACTCCGATCCTTGGACCCGGAAACGCCGTCGTTTGCTGACAACGATTCTTCGCTCAGTAATATCACCTTCCATACCTATACCAACCTACTGGGCTCCTGTAATGGTTTGGTATTTGTAGATGTTGATGGTTATGAAAATCATAGCTTGTCTCTCTGGAACCCATCAACCAGATTCGAACGCGAATTGCCTGACCCATATTTTGTGTCTGTGGCGAATACAGAAAAG AAGTTTATGGAGATTTTCTCATCCAGATTGAACTCTTGGAAACGCATTCAAGTCCGTGGGCACGACCCACCATGCTCTTTCAGAAGCCCCACCGCCGCTAGCTTGGGGGCCCTTACAAATGAAGCACTGCATTGGTTCTACTCCAAAGTCGGTGAGGAGGAGCCAACGATCCTTGCTTTTGATCTGGCAAAGGAGGAATTCAGGGAAGTTCCATTCCCCACTTTTGATGGTGATGCCGATGACATTGATTTTAATCAGATGGGGGTTCAAGTAGTTtcaagaggaggaggaggagaatgcctctgtgtttcgattactagGAGACGTGGTGGTGTTAATTTCATGGAATTCTGGGTTATGAGAGAATATGGGGTGCGTGAATCTTGGAATGTGCTCTTTAAATTTAACACGAATGATGTATCTAAATCGTTGGGTGGGAATTTCCACGGTTATGAAGCCTGTTTCGTTACTGAAGGTGGTACAGTTATATTCAGGCTGAGGTGGGATTGGGACATAGTGGTGAGGATTGAATGCCACAGAGAAGCGGAGCCGGTTTGCAGTACCCCATTTAACGTCAATGATGGGGATGGGGCAGTGTATGACGTGATTAAATACAATGAGACTCTGCTTTCAGTACCTAACTAA
- the LOC117618431 gene encoding endoglucanase 4-like, protein MCAVQRIVGLVVAVMAVMVMRVACSQSHDYGDALNKSILFFEGQRSGKLPSSQRMTWRKDSALRDGYEIGVDLVGGYYDAGDNVKFNFPMAFSTTMLAWSVLEFGKGMSSDLPHALDAIRWATDYFLKATSIPGFVFVQVGDPYGDHNCWERPEDMDTPRTPFAVSKQFPGSEVSAEIAAALAASAMVFRPIDLKYSARLLKRARMVFDFADKYQGSYNDSLGPWVCPFYCDFSGYEDELVWGAAWLFKATKQPIYWNYVLQNINKLESSATVKYINGVSYLGGSFAEFGWDSKHAGINVLVSNLIMSMAGTGSTPFISNADKFICTLLPESPTVSVSYSPGGLLFKPGGSNMQHATTLSFLLVVYARYLKLSNRVVHCGNVVASPARLVKLAKGQVDYILGSNPLGMSYMVGYGKKFPQRIHHRGSSLPSVGQHPKQIDCKGGTDYYNSKNPNPNLLIGAVVGGPDIKDSYADSREDFVQSEPTTYINAPLVGVLAYFNFRSS, encoded by the exons ATGTGCGCAGTTCAGAGGATAGTAGGTTTAGTGGTGGCGGTTATGGCAGTAATGGTGATGAGGGTGGCTTGTTCACAGTCACATGACTATGGAGATGCTTTGAACAAGAGCATATTGTTCTTTGAAGGCCAGAGGTCGGGGAAGTTACCCTCTTCTCAGAGAATGACTTGGAGGAAGGATTCTGCACTTCGTGATGGCTATGAGATTGGT GTTGATTTGGTAGGGGGCTACTACGATGCTGGCGACAACGTTAAGTTCAACTTTCCGATGGCATTCTCAACAACAATGCTGGCATGGAGCGTTTTAGAGTTTGGGAAAGGCATGAGCTCAGACTTGCCACATGCACTGGACGCCATCCGATGGGCCACTGACTACTTTCTCAAAGCCACAAGCATTCCTGGCTTTGTCTTTGTCCAAGTTGGCGACCCTTACGGCGACCACAATTGCTGGGAGAGGCCTGAGGACATGGACACCCCTAGGACACCCTTTGCCGTGAGCAAACAGTTCCCGGGGTCCGAAGTTTCAGCTGAGATAGCAGCAGCACTTGCGGCTTCTGCCATGGTGTTTAGACCAATTGATTTAAAATACTCTGCCAGGCTTCTCAAAAGAGCTAGAATG gtgtttgattttgcagaTAAATACCAGGGATCCTATAATGACAGCCTTGGACCGTGGGTTTGTCCATTTTATTGTGATTTCAGTGGCTATGAG GACGAATTGGTTTGGGGAGCAGCCTGGTTATTTAAGGCAACCAAGCAACCTATCTACTGGAACTATGTGTTACAAAACATAAACAAGTTGGAAAGTTCTGCTACTGTGAAATATATAAACGGCGTCTCATATCTTGGTGGAAGCTTTGCAGAATTCGGATGGGATTCCAAGCACGCAGGCATCAACGTACTCGTTTCGAAC TTGATCATGTCAATGGCTGGTACTGGTTCTACCCCTTTCATTTCAAATGCAGACAAGTTCATATGCACCTTGTTGCCTGAATCTCCAACCGTATCAGTCTCCTATTCTCCAG GTGGGCTTTTATTTAAACCTGGAGGAAGCAATATGCAGCATGCAACAACTCTCTCATTTCTTCTAGTTGTTTATGCTCGTTATTTGAAACTATCCAATAGAGTTGTCCATTGTGGCAATGTTGTTGCCAGTCCTGCTAGACTTGTGAAACTTGCAAAAGGCCAG GTAGATTACATTCTGGGAAGTAACCCATTGGGCATGTCGTATATGGTGGGATATGGTAAAAAATTTCCTCAGAGAATTCACCACCGTGGGTCATCTTTACCGTCAGTTGGTCAACATCCGAAACAGATTGACTGCAAAGGTGGAACCGATTATTATAACAGCaagaacccaaacccaaatttgcTAATTGGGGCTGTTGTTGGAGGACCAGATATCAAGGACTCGTATGCTGATTCTCGAGAGGATTTTGTGCAGTCTGAGCCAACAACATACATCAATGCACCTTTAGTGGGGGTCTTGGCGTACTTCAATTTTCGTTCATCCTAG